Proteins co-encoded in one Pocillopora verrucosa isolate sample1 chromosome 1, ASM3666991v2, whole genome shotgun sequence genomic window:
- the LOC131772487 gene encoding uncharacterized protein isoform X1: protein MNLVEDFVTSLTLLQRFNGFDTEQRNFSYTAEIDRIEIEQYKMGLCPATVSFATVLAVVCISSEVFGADPLYCFSCHGYDKDSLTKCKDRKDNELFVRKCTTNSSLLPACLKYTAYYKIPQMMGKQLKMVESAVHGLHCGTLAMCARSECPNFWPKDLSAKKCEVSCCTNKPCSFPMPNKSEIDTYEQREAVKGNAAALGVQSGKRSSGVTRISVSLWIQGVVLAFATWLKA, encoded by the exons ATGAATTTGGTCGAAGATTTCGTAACATCGCTGACATTACTGCAAAG GTTCAACGGATTTGACACCGAGCAACGGAACTTTTCATATACTGCTGAGATCGATAGAATTGAAATTGAACAGTACAAGATGGGATTATGCCCGGCAACTGTATCTTTTGCAACCGTTTTGGCAGTAGTTTGCATTTCTAGCGAAG TGTTCGGTGCGGACCCTTTGTACTGCTTCAGTTGCCATGGATATGATAAAGATAGTCTCACCAAGTGTAAAGACAGAAAGGATAATGAATTGTTCGTTAGAAAGTGCACCACAAACTCGTCGCTTTTGCCGGCCTGTCTCAAGTACACTGCCTATTACAAGATTCCACAGATGATGGGTAAACAACTCAAAATGGTCGAGTCCGCCGTGCACGGTTTACACTGTGGAACACTGGCAATGTGTGCAAGGAGTGAATGCCCGAATTTCTGGCCAAAGGATCTCTCTGCTAAAAAATGTGAAGTAAGTTGCTGTACAAACAAACCCTGTTCATTCCCGATGCCAAATAAATCGGAAATTGATACATATGAGCAGCGAGAGGCTGTGAAGGGTAACGCGGCAGCTCTTGGGGTCCAGAGTGGAAAGAGAAGTAGTGGTGTAACCAGAATCTCGGTGTCCTTGTGGATACAAGGCGTGGTTCTCGCTTTTGCTACGTGGCTTAAGGCTTAA
- the LOC131772487 gene encoding uncharacterized protein isoform X2, with product MESILFVAVLAVLQISTQVFGADPLYCFSCHGYDKDSLTKCKDRKDNELFVRKCTTNSSLLPACLKYTAYYKIPQMMGKQLKMVESAVHGLHCGTLAMCARSECPNFWPKDLSAKKCEVSCCTNKPCSFPMPNKSEIDTYEQREAVKGNAAALGVQSGKRSSGVTRISVSLWIQGVVLAFATWLKA from the exons ATGGAATCTATACTTTTTGTGGCTGTTTTAGCAGTGCTGCAGATTTCTACCCAAG TGTTCGGTGCGGACCCTTTGTACTGCTTCAGTTGCCATGGATATGATAAAGATAGTCTCACCAAGTGTAAAGACAGAAAGGATAATGAATTGTTCGTTAGAAAGTGCACCACAAACTCGTCGCTTTTGCCGGCCTGTCTCAAGTACACTGCCTATTACAAGATTCCACAGATGATGGGTAAACAACTCAAAATGGTCGAGTCCGCCGTGCACGGTTTACACTGTGGAACACTGGCAATGTGTGCAAGGAGTGAATGCCCGAATTTCTGGCCAAAGGATCTCTCTGCTAAAAAATGTGAAGTAAGTTGCTGTACAAACAAACCCTGTTCATTCCCGATGCCAAATAAATCGGAAATTGATACATATGAGCAGCGAGAGGCTGTGAAGGGTAACGCGGCAGCTCTTGGGGTCCAGAGTGGAAAGAGAAGTAGTGGTGTAACCAGAATCTCGGTGTCCTTGTGGATACAAGGCGTGGTTCTCGCTTTTGCTACGTGGCTTAAGGCTTAA